A genomic region of Chitinimonas arctica contains the following coding sequences:
- a CDS encoding DNA-directed RNA polymerase subunit alpha, whose translation MSNANDLLKPRNIDVQASSPTQARVVMEPFERGYGHTLGNALRRILLSSMPGYAPTEVKIEGVLHEYSALDGVQEDVVDILLNLKGVVLKLHGRGEALLTLKKDGEGVVKASDIEVPHDVEIVNPDHVIANLSAGGKLAMEIKVEKGRGYQPAVVRLDKEEGRNIGSILLDASFSPIRRVSYAVESARVEQRTDLDKLVMEIETNGAIEPEEAVRFAARVLVEQLAVFADLQSTEVEPEAPRAPQVDPILLRPVDDLELTVRSANCLKAENIYYIGDLIQRTETELLKTPNLGRKSLNEIKEVLASKGLTLGMKLENWPPVGLEKP comes from the coding sequence ATGAGCAATGCGAATGACTTGCTGAAACCACGCAATATTGATGTGCAGGCATCGTCGCCTACCCAGGCGCGTGTCGTGATGGAGCCATTCGAGCGTGGCTACGGTCATACGCTCGGCAATGCATTGCGCCGTATCCTGCTGTCGTCCATGCCTGGTTACGCTCCTACCGAGGTAAAGATCGAGGGCGTGCTGCACGAGTACTCCGCGCTTGACGGTGTTCAGGAGGATGTCGTCGATATCCTTCTGAACCTCAAGGGCGTGGTGTTGAAGCTGCATGGTCGTGGCGAAGCATTGTTGACCCTGAAGAAAGATGGCGAAGGCGTAGTCAAGGCCAGCGATATCGAAGTCCCTCACGACGTCGAAATCGTCAATCCTGACCATGTGATCGCCAATCTCTCCGCGGGCGGCAAGCTTGCCATGGAGATCAAGGTCGAAAAAGGCCGTGGGTACCAACCCGCGGTGGTGCGTCTGGACAAGGAAGAGGGCCGTAATATCGGTTCCATCCTGCTGGATGCTTCGTTCAGCCCAATTCGCCGTGTCAGCTACGCGGTCGAGAGCGCTCGCGTCGAGCAGCGCACCGACCTCGACAAGCTCGTTATGGAAATCGAGACTAACGGCGCAATCGAGCCGGAAGAAGCGGTGCGTTTCGCCGCTCGCGTCTTGGTCGAGCAATTGGCTGTCTTTGCTGATCTGCAGAGTACGGAAGTCGAACCTGAGGCGCCTCGCGCTCCGCAGGTCGATCCAATTCTGCTCCGCCCGGTTGACGATCTTGAGCTGACCGTACGTTCGGCAAATTGCCTCAAGGCTGAAAACATTTATTACATCGGTGACCTGATCCAGCGCACTGAAACCGAACTGTTGAAGACCCCGAACCTGGGCCGCAAGTCTTTGAACGAAATCAAGGAAGTGCTTGCCTCCAAGGGTCTGACGCTCGGGATGAAGCTGGAAAACTGGCCGCCGGTCGGCCTGGAAAAGCCTTAA
- the rpsD gene encoding 30S ribosomal protein S4, producing MARYIGPKCKLSRREGTDLFLKSARRALDSKCKLDSKPGQHGAKQPRLSGFGVQLREKQKIRRIYGVLERQFRRYFEEASRRKGSTGENLLKILEARLDNVVYRMGFGSTRSEARQLVSHKSITVNGVVVNIASYQVKAGDVVCVRDKSKKQVRIMEALALAEQIGFPGWVSVDGKKMEGVYKSAPERSDLSSDINEQLVVEFYSK from the coding sequence ATGGCACGTTATATCGGACCGAAATGTAAACTTTCGCGCCGCGAAGGCACTGATCTATTTCTGAAGAGCGCTCGTCGCGCTTTGGATAGCAAGTGCAAGCTGGATAGTAAGCCTGGTCAACACGGTGCCAAACAGCCCCGTCTTTCCGGCTTTGGTGTACAACTGCGTGAAAAGCAAAAGATCCGCCGTATTTACGGCGTTCTTGAGCGTCAATTCCGCCGTTACTTTGAAGAGGCATCCCGCCGTAAGGGCTCCACGGGTGAAAACCTGCTGAAGATCCTTGAAGCGCGTCTCGATAACGTCGTGTATCGCATGGGCTTTGGCTCTACCCGCTCCGAAGCTCGGCAGCTGGTCAGCCACAAGTCGATCACCGTCAATGGCGTAGTGGTCAATATCGCGTCTTACCAGGTCAAGGCCGGTGATGTGGTGTGTGTGCGTGATAAATCCAAGAAGCAGGTTCGTATCATGGAAGCGCTCGCGCTTGCTGAGCAAATCGGTTTCCCGGGTTGGGTCAGTGTCGATGGCAAGAAGATGGAAGGCGTCTACAAGAGCGCTCCAGAACGCAGCGACCTGTCCAGCGACATCAACGAGCAGCTCGTCGTCGAGTTCTACTCGAAGTAA
- the rpsK gene encoding 30S ribosomal protein S11 — translation MAKANTVRVRKKVKKVVSEGIVHVHASFNNTIVTITDRQGNALSWATSGGAGFKGSRKSTPFAAQVAAEHAGKVAQEYGVKNLEVRIKGPGPGRDSAVRALNALGFKITSISDVTPVPHNGCRPPKKRRI, via the coding sequence ATGGCTAAAGCAAACACAGTGCGTGTACGGAAGAAAGTCAAAAAGGTCGTATCTGAAGGGATCGTGCATGTTCACGCTTCGTTCAACAATACGATCGTAACCATCACCGATCGTCAAGGGAATGCACTTTCTTGGGCTACCTCGGGCGGTGCTGGGTTTAAAGGCTCTCGGAAGAGTACACCGTTCGCGGCTCAGGTAGCTGCGGAGCATGCTGGTAAAGTTGCCCAAGAATACGGTGTAAAGAACCTCGAAGTGCGTATCAAGGGACCCGGCCCCGGCCGCGATTCCGCTGTGCGTGCGTTGAATGCGCTGGGCTTCAAGATTACCAGCATTTCCGACGTTACCCCCGTACCGCACAACGGCTGTCGTCCGCCGAAAAAACGTCGTATTTAA
- the rpsM gene encoding 30S ribosomal protein S13, with translation MARIAGVNIPNHQHTVIGLQAIYGIGQTRAKAICAISAVPADRKIKDLTDAEMDKLREEVGKFTVEGDLRREITMSIKRLMDLGCYRGLRHRKGLPARGQRTRTNARTRKGPRKSIAGKK, from the coding sequence ATGGCCCGTATTGCTGGGGTAAACATTCCCAATCATCAGCATACCGTCATTGGCCTTCAGGCCATTTACGGAATCGGACAGACTCGCGCCAAGGCTATCTGCGCTATCTCCGCTGTTCCTGCCGATCGTAAGATCAAGGACCTGACGGATGCGGAGATGGACAAACTGCGCGAAGAAGTCGGCAAGTTCACGGTAGAGGGCGACCTGCGCCGTGAGATCACTATGAGCATTAAGCGTCTGATGGACCTAGGGTGTTATCGCGGTCTGCGCCATCGCAAGGGCTTGCCCGCGCGTGGTCAGCGCACTAGGACGAACGCGCGTACCCGTAAGGGCCCGCGTAAGTCGATAGCTGGGAAGAAGTAA
- the rpmJ gene encoding 50S ribosomal protein L36, producing the protein MRVQASVKKICRNCKVIRRNRVVRVICTDPRHKQRQG; encoded by the coding sequence ATGCGAGTTCAAGCTTCGGTCAAGAAAATCTGCCGTAACTGTAAGGTCATTCGTCGCAATCGTGTTGTGCGCGTGATCTGTACTGATCCACGGCACAAGCAACGTCAGGGTTAA
- the secY gene encoding preprotein translocase subunit SecY has product MANPAMASTASKFADLKKRIWFLIGALIVYRIGAHIPIPGIDPVALAKLFDMSKSGAGLLNMFNMFSGGALSRATIFSIGIMPYISASIILQLGSEVVPQLKEMKKEGEAGRRKITQYTRYLTVAIATVQSFSAASWVVSQNLLIPGANVYEFYTTAMISLVTGTMFLMWLGEQITERGLGNGISILIFSGIAAGIPSSIGQVLELTSQGNLSAWAVLLLGAGAILLIAGVVFVERGQRKVLVNYAKRQVGNRVMQGQSTHLPLKLNMAGVIPPIFASSIILFPATLFSMSGNWGSFSWLKRVGDMLHPGQPLYVLLYAAAIIFFCYFYTALVFNPKETADNLKKSGAFIPGIRPGDQTAKYIERVILRLTLIGAVYITTVCLIPEFLLLQSKLPFYFGGTSLLIVVVVTMDFMAQVQSYLLSHQYESLLKKANFKAG; this is encoded by the coding sequence GTGGCAAATCCTGCGATGGCCAGTACCGCGAGCAAGTTTGCGGATCTGAAAAAGCGAATTTGGTTCCTGATCGGAGCCCTGATCGTTTATCGCATTGGCGCGCATATCCCCATCCCCGGTATTGATCCGGTAGCCTTGGCCAAGCTCTTCGACATGTCGAAGAGCGGGGCCGGGCTTTTGAACATGTTCAACATGTTCTCTGGTGGGGCCTTGTCGCGTGCGACGATTTTTTCAATAGGGATCATGCCCTACATCTCCGCTTCCATCATCTTGCAGCTGGGCTCGGAAGTCGTGCCGCAGTTGAAGGAGATGAAGAAGGAAGGGGAGGCCGGACGGCGTAAGATCACTCAGTACACCCGCTATCTCACGGTTGCGATTGCAACGGTGCAGAGTTTTTCCGCGGCGAGCTGGGTTGTCTCCCAGAATTTGTTGATTCCAGGCGCGAACGTGTATGAGTTTTACACGACCGCGATGATCTCCCTCGTTACAGGCACGATGTTCCTGATGTGGCTGGGCGAGCAGATTACCGAGCGTGGTCTGGGCAATGGCATCTCGATCCTGATTTTTTCGGGTATCGCGGCTGGCATTCCCTCGTCGATCGGGCAGGTGCTGGAACTGACCAGTCAGGGCAACCTGTCTGCCTGGGCTGTCTTGCTTCTGGGTGCGGGCGCGATATTGCTTATTGCCGGTGTGGTATTTGTGGAACGCGGTCAGCGTAAGGTCTTGGTGAACTACGCCAAGCGCCAGGTTGGTAACCGGGTCATGCAAGGCCAGAGTACGCATTTGCCGCTTAAATTGAACATGGCTGGTGTGATTCCGCCGATTTTTGCTTCGAGCATCATTCTTTTTCCCGCGACGCTTTTTTCGATGAGCGGGAATTGGGGTTCGTTCTCGTGGCTCAAACGGGTGGGTGACATGCTGCATCCAGGCCAACCACTGTATGTGCTGCTGTACGCGGCTGCGATTATCTTCTTCTGTTACTTCTATACCGCCTTGGTGTTCAATCCCAAGGAAACGGCAGACAATCTGAAGAAGAGCGGTGCCTTCATTCCGGGAATTCGTCCGGGTGATCAAACCGCGAAGTACATCGAGCGAGTAATTTTGCGCTTGACCCTGATCGGTGCGGTCTATATCACCACCGTCTGTCTGATTCCGGAATTCTTGTTGCTGCAGTCGAAGCTTCCCTTCTACTTTGGCGGTACGTCTCTCCTGATCGTGGTAGTGGTGACGATGGATTTCATGGCGCAAGTTCAGTCTTACTTGTTGTCCCACCAGTACGAGAGTTTGCTGAAGAAGGCGAACTTCAAGGCTGGCTAA
- the rplO gene encoding 50S ribosomal protein L15, whose product MELNTIKPAEGAKHAYKRVGRGIGSGLGKTCGRGHKGQKSRSGGFHKVGFEGGQMPLQRRLPKRGFKSLTKGLTAQVRTGDLSRLPVDDVDLLVLKQAGLVPHGARAAKLILAGTVEKAVKLRGVLATAGARAALEAAGGSITE is encoded by the coding sequence ATGGAACTGAATACGATCAAGCCCGCTGAGGGCGCTAAGCACGCTTACAAGCGCGTTGGCCGTGGCATCGGTTCAGGCCTTGGCAAAACTTGTGGCCGTGGCCACAAGGGTCAGAAGTCCCGTTCCGGTGGTTTCCACAAGGTGGGTTTCGAAGGCGGTCAAATGCCTTTGCAACGTCGCCTGCCGAAGCGTGGCTTCAAGTCCCTGACCAAGGGCCTGACCGCTCAAGTGCGCACGGGTGATCTGAGCCGTTTGCCGGTTGATGATGTCGATTTGCTGGTGTTGAAGCAAGCCGGCCTGGTGCCTCACGGCGCTCGGGCTGCCAAGCTGATCCTGGCCGGCACTGTCGAGAAGGCTGTCAAGCTGCGTGGCGTACTGGCGACTGCCGGTGCCCGTGCCGCATTGGAAGCTGCTGGCGGCAGCATCACTGAATAA
- the rpmD gene encoding 50S ribosomal protein L30 produces the protein MANARMIKVTLVKSLIGRLEAHKACARGLGLKKINQSVEVIDTPENRGMINKISYLLKSES, from the coding sequence ATGGCTAATGCTCGCATGATTAAAGTAACGCTCGTCAAGAGCTTGATTGGCCGTCTCGAAGCACACAAGGCGTGTGCTCGTGGTCTGGGTCTGAAGAAAATCAACCAATCGGTTGAGGTTATCGACACCCCGGAAAACCGCGGCATGATCAACAAGATCAGCTACCTGCTGAAAAGCGAGAGCTAA
- the rpsE gene encoding 30S ribosomal protein S5, with translation MAKSEIEDRGDGLREKMISVNRVTKVVKGGRIMGFAALTVVGDGDGRIGMGKGKSKEVPVAVQKAMEEARRKLVKISLKNGTVQHAVMGKHGATTVFMQPAADGAGIKAGGPMRAVFEVMGVTNISAKCHGSTNPYNLVRATLDALSKLRSPAEIAAKRGKAIEDIVGAESNG, from the coding sequence ATGGCGAAGTCTGAGATCGAAGACCGCGGCGATGGCCTGCGGGAAAAGATGATCAGCGTCAACCGCGTCACCAAGGTGGTGAAAGGTGGCCGGATCATGGGTTTCGCCGCACTGACCGTGGTCGGTGACGGTGATGGTCGTATCGGTATGGGTAAGGGCAAGTCCAAGGAAGTGCCCGTAGCCGTACAGAAAGCAATGGAAGAAGCCCGTCGCAAGCTGGTGAAGATCAGCCTGAAGAACGGTACCGTACAGCATGCTGTGATGGGTAAGCACGGTGCTACCACCGTGTTTATGCAGCCCGCTGCCGACGGTGCCGGTATCAAGGCTGGCGGCCCGATGCGTGCGGTATTCGAAGTGATGGGCGTAACCAATATTTCGGCCAAGTGCCACGGTTCGACCAATCCTTACAACCTCGTTCGCGCTACCTTGGATGCATTGTCCAAGCTGCGTAGCCCGGCTGAAATCGCTGCGAAGCGTGGCAAGGCTATCGAGGATATCGTGGGAGCCGAGTCCAATGGCTAA
- the rplR gene encoding 50S ribosomal protein L18 produces MDKNETRLRRARKTRARIAGLKVVRLSVHRTNSHIYAQVIDETGGKVLASASSLEVDFRKEVSNGGNTTAAAAVGKRIAEKAKAAGVTAVAFDRSGFHYHGRVKALADAAREAGLEF; encoded by the coding sequence ATGGACAAGAACGAAACACGTCTGCGCAGGGCCCGCAAAACCCGTGCCCGTATCGCTGGCTTGAAAGTGGTGCGCCTGTCGGTTCATCGCACCAACAGCCATATCTACGCCCAGGTCATCGATGAGACCGGTGGCAAGGTGCTGGCCAGTGCGTCGTCGCTGGAAGTTGATTTCCGCAAGGAAGTCAGCAACGGTGGCAACACGACCGCGGCAGCTGCTGTTGGTAAGCGCATCGCCGAAAAGGCCAAGGCTGCCGGCGTTACCGCCGTCGCCTTCGACCGCTCGGGCTTTCATTACCACGGTCGCGTGAAAGCGCTGGCCGACGCGGCGCGCGAAGCCGGCCTCGAATTCTAA
- the rplF gene encoding 50S ribosomal protein L6: MSRVAKNPIVLPAGVEVSIAAGAIVVKGPLGSASRPLDAAVEIKVENNALVFKAVDESKHSRAMSGTMRALLNNIVTGVSKGFERKLLLVGVGYRAQAQGELLNLTLGFSHPVAHKMPAGVKVETPSQTEILLKGVDKQQVGQVAAEIRAYRPPEPYKGKGVRYSDETVTLKETKKK; the protein is encoded by the coding sequence ATGTCCCGTGTAGCTAAAAACCCTATCGTCCTGCCGGCTGGTGTCGAAGTCAGCATCGCCGCAGGCGCGATTGTAGTGAAGGGCCCGCTGGGCTCGGCTTCCCGTCCTCTGGACGCTGCTGTCGAGATCAAGGTCGAGAACAATGCCCTGGTTTTCAAGGCTGTTGACGAGAGCAAGCATTCCCGGGCTATGTCCGGCACCATGCGCGCCCTGCTCAACAACATTGTGACCGGCGTTTCCAAAGGTTTTGAGCGCAAGCTTCTGCTGGTCGGCGTGGGCTATCGTGCCCAAGCCCAAGGCGAGCTGCTCAACCTGACCCTTGGTTTCTCGCACCCTGTTGCCCACAAGATGCCGGCTGGTGTCAAAGTTGAAACCCCATCGCAGACCGAAATTCTGCTGAAGGGCGTAGACAAGCAGCAGGTTGGTCAGGTCGCCGCTGAAATTCGCGCTTATCGTCCGCCAGAGCCTTACAAGGGCAAGGGTGTTCGCTATAGCGACGAAACGGTGACCCTGAAAGAAACCAAGAAGAAGTAA
- the rpsH gene encoding 30S ribosomal protein S8, with the protein MSMHDPIADMLTRIRNAQRADKPSVTMPSSKLKVAIATVLKDEGYIENFAVSGDEKKPQLDIELKYYAGRPVIERIDRVSKPGLRIYKGVDDIPKVMNGLGIAIVSTSMGVMTDRKARAQGIGGELLCYVA; encoded by the coding sequence ATGAGTATGCATGATCCCATCGCCGATATGCTGACCCGCATCCGTAACGCTCAGCGTGCGGACAAGCCGTCGGTAACGATGCCTTCCTCCAAGCTGAAAGTAGCCATTGCTACCGTGCTCAAGGATGAAGGTTATATCGAAAACTTCGCTGTTAGCGGCGATGAAAAGAAGCCCCAGCTCGATATCGAGCTCAAGTACTACGCGGGTCGTCCGGTTATTGAGCGCATTGATCGTGTCTCCAAGCCAGGTTTGCGTATTTACAAGGGTGTGGACGACATTCCCAAGGTCATGAACGGCCTCGGTATCGCCATTGTCTCCACCTCCATGGGTGTGATGACTGATCGCAAAGCACGCGCCCAAGGTATCGGTGGCGAGCTCTTGTGCTACGTGGCGTAA